ACCTCGACGGGGGCCACGGACGCAACATGGCCGCCGCCGGTGCAGCTATCGGCGGCGGGACGGCGCTGGGCGCGCCCCTTGGCGGCCAGCTCTACGAGGTCGGCCCGTTCGTCCCCCTCTACCTCGCGAGCGCCCTGCTCGCAGCCGTCGCGGTCCTCGCGCTGGCGGTCGACGACCGCGCGCCCGCCGGCGGCCGCGACTCGCTGGCTCGCGCCGTCGCGAACCTCCGCGGGACGCCGACGCTCGCCGTCCCCTACGCCTTCGGCTTCCTCGACCGGCTCACCGCCGGCTTCTTCGCGCTCGTCGGAACGCTGTATTTCAGGTCCGCCTTCGAACTCGGCCCCGGCGCCACCGGCCTGATGCTCGCCCTGTTTTTCGCCCCGTTCGCGCTCCTGCAGTACCCGATGGGCATCCTCTCGGACAGGGTCGGACGCACCGCCCCCATCGTCGCCGGGTCGGCCTGTTACGGCCTGGTCGTGATCGGCGTCGGCCGCGCGCCGACGGTCGCGCTCGCCGGCGCGGGGATGCTCGCGGTCGGGATCCTCGGCGCGCTGATGTCGCCGGCGACGATGGCGCTCGTGAGCGACCTGGCCGACGACACCGAACGCGGTGTCGCGATGGCCGGCTTCAACGTTTTCGGCAGTCTGGGCTTCCTGGCCGGCGTCGTCGTCGGCGGCGGCGTCGCGAGCGCCTACGGCTACCCCGAGGCGTTCCTCGTCGCCGGCGGCCTGGAGATCCTCGTCGCCGGCGCGACCCTGCCCGTGTTCCTGCGGCTGGACATCGGCCGGACCGCGACGTTCGCGGAGTGAACGGCGGCTGGGCGGTGCGGTGTGGAGCGGCGGCTGGGCGGTGCGGTGTGGAGCGGCGGCTGTGCGGTGCGGTGTGGAGCGGCGGCTGTGCGGTGCGGTGTGGAGCGGCGGCTGTGCGGTGCGGTGTGGAGCGGCGGCTGTGCGGGACAGTGAACGTACCGTGCGAAGCGCCGTGAGCGGAGCGAGCGCGGTTTCACCGGTCGCGACCGATGGGAGCGACCGGCTTTTTTGCCCCATCTTTTTCGAGGAGTCCTCCCGCAGCGCAGCCGTCAGGCTGCGCGAGGAAGGGCGACGACGAAAAAGGTGGTACGCCAGGACTGGGAGTGAGCGAACGCGCCGCGTTCGCTCACCTCGCGGGACGCAGAGCGTCCCGCGGTGTTTGAACCCGATGCCAGACGGTCGCTCACTCCGTTCGTGCTGCGTCTGCCGTGATTCAAATCCCAGTCGGCGACGATTCGGCGCTCACGATGGCGAGCACACGAGGTGCTCGCCGGGGTGTTCGCGACAGAAGCGCCAGGACTGGGATTTGAACCCAGAATCCCAAAGGGAACACGCTTTCCAGGCGTGCGCCTTACCGTTCGGCCATCCTGGCACGCGTCTGCGTATCCGCAATCGGTCGGTTAAGGGCTTTCGTTCTGAGCCGGCAGTCGAGGTGGACGGCCGAACCGTCAGGACTGGGAGTGAGCAAACGCGAAGCGTTTGCGAACGCCGAGAGACGAACGGAGTGAGTCTCTCGGAATTTGAACCCAGAATCCCAAAGGGAACACGCTTTCCAGGCGTGCGCCTTACCGTTCGGCCATCCTGGCTCAGGTGGAAATACCGCGGTCGGGTGGTTAAGGGCTTTCGTTCTCGGTCGGCAGTCGACGACCGGTCATCGGCCGCCGCTGGCTGGCAGCCGACCCCGGGCGAGGTACGTCGCGACGGCCGCGAGCCCGGCGACGACCATCGCCACCGCGACCTTCGCGCCGAATCCGACGCCCAGGTCGCCGAGCAGTTCGTAGCCCTGGGCGAGCACGAGGAAGGCCAGCCCGCCGACGACGCCCCACAGCAGGCTCGCCTTCGTCGCGGGGGCGAGTAGCGGTTCCCGCGGGGCAGCGTCGTCCGAGCCAGGGCTGCTGCCGGACGTGCGGTCGGCGGGGGAGCCGGCGTCGGTGGGCCCCTCGGCGGAGTCGGCCATCACTTCGCCGCGATGGCCTCGATCTCGACGCCGACGCCCTTGGGGAGGTCCTCGACGCCGACGGCGCTGCGGGCGGGCGGCTCGTCGTCGAAGAACGTCCCGTAGGTGTCGTTCATCTCGTCGAAGTCGTCGATGTCGTCGAGGTAGACGGTGACTTTCAGCACGTCGTCCATGCCCGCGCCGGCCTCCTCCAGAACCGCTTCGACGTTCTCCAGAGCCTGCTGGGTCTGGACGTCGATCGCGGCGTTGTCCAGGAGTTCCCCGTCGGGGGTCAGGGGGATCTGGCCGGCGGTGAAGACCAGATCGTCGGTCTCGGTCGCCTGGCTGTACGCGCCCACTGCCTCGGGTGCCGCGTCGGTGCTGACGATGCGCTTCATACCGGATGGGCGGTCGCGACGGGCTTAAACTCCGTGACGGCCGGACGGGTCGAACCGGGCTCAGGCGGTCAGCTTCGGTTCGAGGTCGCCGCGCTCGTCGAGCTGTTTGAGGATGTCGCTGCCGCCGACGAACTCGCCGTCGACGAAGGTCTGGGGGACGGTCTCGCGGCCGCTGTGGCGTTCGAGCGCGGCGCGGAACTCGTCGAGCGATTCGAGTGTGTCGACGACCTCGACGTCCTCGCGGTACTGCTTGAGCAGTGTCAGCGCGCGGTCGGAGTAGCCACACTGGGGCATGATCTCCGTCCCCTTCATGAACAGCACTACCTCGTTGGCCTCGATGGCCTCGTCGACGCGTTCGTCGACCTCCTCCTGCGGGAGGCTCTCGTTGGGTTCGAACGTCATACCCGTGGTCTGGGTCCCCTCGTGGATACCTCTTGCGACGGCGCGGGTCCGCGTCCGCAGTTCGGGTCGGGAGCGCGGGCCGAAGCCCTACGCGTCGAGGACTTCGATCAGGTTGCCCTCGGGGTCGCGGACGAAGAGGATCGTGGTGCCGGTGCTGGAGGTCTGCGGTTCGCTGACCGTCTCCACGTCGTCGGGCAGGTCCTCGTAGAAGGCCTCGACGTCGTCGACGCCGAAGCCGAGGTGTTTGGCGCCGCGGTCGTTGACGCTCTCGGCGACCGCCTCGCCGCCCTCGGGCTCGTACTCGACGAGTTCGACGCGAGTCCCGTCGCCGTCGAGGTGGGCGAAGCGGCCGGTGGCGTTCTCGACGCCGACGCCCCGGGAGAAGTTCTCCCCCGACGATTCGAACTCCGCGAGCACGTCGAGGTCGAAGACCTCGGTGTAGAACTCGACGGCGCGATCCAGGTCGGCGACGGTCGTCCCGGTGTGGTGGACGCTTCCGGACATGGGCGAGTGGGGGCGGGCCAGCGCCGAAACGGTGTCGGTCGAAGGGCGGCCGAGCAGTCGCGAGGCGTCGGACGGCGGGACCGGTCGGACGGCCCGAGGTGGGCCGGTAGGGACCGTCCAATCCGCGGTTATACGGCCCCGATCGCGGGTAACTGACCGGTAACAATGCTCGGTGTCGGCGTAAGCCGAGCCATGCGAGAGGAACACTCGGACCCACCCGAAGGGCGGGTCGTCGTCGGGCCGCCGCCGCCACCGACCGCCGCGCCGGAGGACGTGCTCCCGGCGGTCGTTCGGACCCGCAGCGACGACAGCGAGCGGTACATCTGCTACTCCGCGGCCCCGGAGTACGACGGCGTCGCCGAGACGCGGCTGTCGGTCGACACCGACGCCGTCGTCGAGCGGGAGCTGTGGCGGTAGTTCAGTCGAAGCGCACGCCGCCCTCGTTCCGGAGTCGTTCGACGGCCGCCGCGACCCGCCGCCGATCGATCGGCCGAATCCAGGCGTCGGCCGCCGACAGCTCCGCGATGGGCCACCAGCGCGCGTCGGCGCACTCCGGACCGGGGTCAAGCGACCCCGTCGTGTCGGCCCGCCCGATGGCGAAACAGACCGAGAGGTAGGAACCCTCGTCGGGGTCGTCGATATCGAATCCGGTGCGGACGAGTTCGAGCGCGTCGGGGTCGACCGCGAGCCCGGTCTCCTCTTCGAGTTCGCGGGCGGCGCCGACGCGGGCGGGTTCATCGACTTCGAGGATACCGCCGGGGACCGCCCACGCGCCCAGGTCCGGTTCGATGGCGCGTTCGATCAGCAGGACGGAGTCGCCGTCGTGCGGCTTCGCCGCACCGCCCGGGGGATTCCGTCCGCCGCCGTCGAGGACGACGACGTGCGCGCCGGGAAACGGGTTCTGGAAGACGATGTCGTCGCAGTCGGGACAGTACCGGCGGTCCCGATCCTCGAAGCGTTTCGTCTCCAGCGCGGCCCCGCAGTACGGGCAGTAGTCGGGTCGACGCTTGGTCATCAGTAAGACGCCACCGGGACGCCGAGCGTCTCGAAGTCGTCGGCGTTCTCGGTGACGACCGTCGCGCCACGGTTCTCGGCGACGCCGGCGATCAACACGTCGCCCGCCAGCGCGTTGATCCTGTCCTGAGCGACGGTATCGTCCGTGTAGAGATCCGCCTCGATCCCGGCGGCAGCGAACGCGTCCGCCGGTTCGAACGACAGGATCGTGAGCCAGCCCAGTTCGACGAAGATCGACTCAAGCGACGGATCGTCTTCGACGGTGTGGACGCCGACGGCGATCTCCTCGACGTTGATCGCCGAGGTGACCAGATCCTCTTCTCCGTCGTCGTGGGCGTCGAGAAACGACTCGACGCGGTCGTCGCCGCGGTAGTAGTGGGCCAGAAACGTCGTGTCGAGGAGCTTCACGCGTCGTCCTCGTGGCTCGGATCGCCGGCGTCGCCGTCACCCGTCAGCGCGTCGAGCACCTCGGACTGCCTGTCCGCCAGCCCCGCTCCACGGCGCTCCCGACTCTCTCGGGCTGCCCGCTCAAAGCG
The window above is part of the Halosimplex rubrum genome. Proteins encoded here:
- a CDS encoding glutaredoxin family protein, whose product is MTFEPNESLPQEEVDERVDEAIEANEVVLFMKGTEIMPQCGYSDRALTLLKQYREDVEVVDTLESLDEFRAALERHSGRETVPQTFVDGEFVGGSDILKQLDERGDLEPKLTA
- a CDS encoding NUDIX hydrolase; this encodes MTKRRPDYCPYCGAALETKRFEDRDRRYCPDCDDIVFQNPFPGAHVVVLDGGGRNPPGGAAKPHDGDSVLLIERAIEPDLGAWAVPGGILEVDEPARVGAARELEEETGLAVDPDALELVRTGFDIDDPDEGSYLSVCFAIGRADTTGSLDPGPECADARWWPIAELSAADAWIRPIDRRRVAAAVERLRNEGGVRFD
- a CDS encoding VOC family protein, producing the protein MSGSVHHTGTTVADLDRAVEFYTEVFDLDVLAEFESSGENFSRGVGVENATGRFAHLDGDGTRVELVEYEPEGGEAVAESVNDRGAKHLGFGVDDVEAFYEDLPDDVETVSEPQTSSTGTTILFVRDPEGNLIEVLDA
- a CDS encoding MFS transporter, giving the protein MTNSRDRAWLAAMVFAVLLAQVLLYPGVDRLVGALGATTDLDASMWFLAAEFAAFVAFAGLWGAASDRAGRRTPFIAAGALGGSVGYLALALIPGFTALSFEGVLAVRAAQGAATIGAFSLAMTMLMDLDGGHGRNMAAAGAAIGGGTALGAPLGGQLYEVGPFVPLYLASALLAAVAVLALAVDDRAPAGGRDSLARAVANLRGTPTLAVPYAFGFLDRLTAGFFALVGTLYFRSAFELGPGATGLMLALFFAPFALLQYPMGILSDRVGRTAPIVAGSACYGLVVIGVGRAPTVALAGAGMLAVGILGALMSPATMALVSDLADDTERGVAMAGFNVFGSLGFLAGVVVGGGVASAYGYPEAFLVAGGLEILVAGATLPVFLRLDIGRTATFAE
- a CDS encoding Rid family detoxifying hydrolase; the encoded protein is MKRIVSTDAAPEAVGAYSQATETDDLVFTAGQIPLTPDGELLDNAAIDVQTQQALENVEAVLEEAGAGMDDVLKVTVYLDDIDDFDEMNDTYGTFFDDEPPARSAVGVEDLPKGVGVEIEAIAAK
- a CDS encoding type II toxin-antitoxin system VapC family toxin, yielding MKLLDTTFLAHYYRGDDRVESFLDAHDDGEEDLVTSAINVEEIAVGVHTVEDDPSLESIFVELGWLTILSFEPADAFAAAGIEADLYTDDTVAQDRINALAGDVLIAGVAENRGATVVTENADDFETLGVPVASY